In one Corallococcus sp. EGB genomic region, the following are encoded:
- a CDS encoding SDR family oxidoreductase: MRVFVTGASGFIGSAVVPELLGAGHQVVGLARSEASARALEAAGAQVHRGSLDDLESLRAGAAKADGVIHLAFIHDFSRFEDSVRADARAIEAMGAVLEGSHRPFVNASGLLGLRPGRTAVETDAAAPTGRGGAEATMIALASRGVRTSIVRLPPSVHGRGDHGFVPHLIASARRKGVAAYVGEGANRWPAVHRHDAARLFRLALERAPAGSALHAVDDEGVPTRDIASAIGRRLGVPVASKTPAEAGEFLGFLGTLFALDAPASSARTRELLGWRPEGPGLLADLDDEHYFTADAGTVL; encoded by the coding sequence ATGCGCGTATTCGTCACGGGTGCGTCGGGTTTCATTGGTTCGGCGGTGGTTCCGGAGCTGTTGGGGGCGGGGCATCAGGTGGTGGGGCTTGCCCGCTCGGAGGCTTCGGCCCGGGCGCTGGAGGCGGCGGGGGCGCAGGTGCATCGCGGCTCGCTGGATGACCTGGAGAGCCTGCGCGCTGGGGCGGCGAAGGCGGACGGGGTCATCCACCTGGCGTTCATCCACGACTTCTCCCGCTTCGAGGACTCGGTGCGTGCGGACGCGCGCGCGATTGAGGCCATGGGCGCGGTGCTCGAGGGCTCCCACCGGCCCTTCGTCAATGCCTCGGGGCTGCTGGGGCTCAGGCCGGGTCGCACGGCCGTGGAGACGGACGCGGCGGCCCCGACGGGACGTGGAGGGGCGGAGGCGACGATGATCGCGCTGGCCTCTCGGGGGGTACGCACGTCCATCGTGCGGCTTCCGCCGTCGGTCCATGGAAGGGGCGACCATGGCTTCGTGCCGCACCTCATCGCGTCCGCGCGGCGGAAGGGCGTGGCGGCCTACGTAGGGGAGGGGGCGAATCGGTGGCCCGCGGTGCACCGGCACGACGCGGCCCGGCTCTTCCGGCTCGCGCTGGAGCGGGCCCCCGCGGGTTCGGCGCTCCACGCGGTGGACGACGAGGGCGTGCCCACCCGGGACATCGCGAGCGCCATCGGCCGCAGATTGGGAGTGCCGGTCGCATCGAAGACGCCGGCAGAGGCGGGCGAGTTCCTCGGCTTCCTGGGGACGCTCTTCGCGCTCGATGCTCCAGCGTCGAGCGCCCGCACCCGCGAGCTGCTCGGCTGGCGGCCCGAAGGGCCCGGGCTCCTGGCCGACCTGGACGACGAGCACTACTTCACGGCGGACGCAGGCACGGTCCTGTGA
- a CDS encoding NAD(P)-dependent alcohol dehydrogenase, producing MNVYEIRGAFGLDHLVRAERPDPVPGPFQVRVRVKATSLNSRDLMMVEGRYNPRQKLPLVPNSDGAGVVDAVGPGVTRVKPGDRVMTLFAQGWQAGEPTKAITGTTLGGPLDGALADTMVLHEDGVVPTPAYLSDEEAATLPCAAVTAWSALVTQGALKAGDTVLVQGTGGVSIFALQIARLFGAHVIVTSSRDDKLERALKLGAQEGINYVTTPDWEKAARTLTGGVGVDHVVEVGGAGTFEKSLKALRVGGTVSVIGVLSGGAGPVSLIPILMQNLRVQGVFVGHRQSFEAMTRAFALNDIHPVVDRVFPFAEARAAFEHMKQGAHFGKIVIRVS from the coding sequence ATGAACGTCTATGAGATTCGCGGAGCCTTTGGCCTGGACCACCTGGTGCGCGCGGAGCGGCCGGACCCCGTCCCCGGACCCTTCCAGGTGCGCGTGCGGGTGAAGGCCACGAGTCTCAACTCGCGCGACCTGATGATGGTGGAGGGCCGCTACAACCCGCGCCAGAAGCTGCCGCTGGTGCCCAACTCGGACGGCGCGGGCGTGGTGGACGCGGTGGGGCCGGGCGTCACGCGCGTGAAGCCGGGGGACCGGGTGATGACCCTGTTCGCGCAGGGCTGGCAGGCCGGTGAGCCGACGAAGGCCATCACCGGCACGACGCTGGGCGGACCGCTGGACGGCGCGCTCGCGGACACGATGGTCCTGCATGAGGACGGCGTGGTGCCCACGCCCGCGTACCTCTCCGACGAGGAGGCCGCCACGCTGCCGTGCGCGGCGGTGACGGCGTGGAGCGCGCTCGTCACGCAGGGGGCGCTCAAGGCCGGGGACACGGTGCTGGTCCAGGGCACGGGCGGCGTGTCCATCTTCGCGCTGCAGATTGCCCGGCTGTTCGGCGCGCACGTCATCGTCACCTCCAGCCGCGACGACAAGCTGGAGCGGGCCCTGAAGCTGGGTGCGCAGGAGGGCATCAACTACGTCACCACGCCGGACTGGGAGAAGGCGGCGCGCACGCTCACCGGCGGCGTGGGCGTGGACCACGTGGTGGAGGTGGGCGGCGCGGGCACCTTCGAGAAGTCACTCAAGGCGCTGCGCGTGGGCGGCACCGTGTCCGTCATCGGCGTGCTGTCCGGCGGGGCGGGCCCCGTGTCGCTCATCCCCATCCTGATGCAGAACCTGCGCGTGCAGGGCGTGTTCGTGGGGCACCGTCAGTCCTTCGAGGCGATGACGCGCGCGTTCGCGCTCAATGACATCCACCCGGTGGTGGACCGCGTGTTCCCCTTCGCGGAGGCGCGCGCCGCCTTCGAGCACATGAAGCAGGGCGCGCACTTCGGAAAGATTGTCATCCGGGTGAGCTGA
- a CDS encoding TonB family protein produces MLRIPKTAVVVLALALASGALAASGSPQLQTYFQGSVDSPAYQQQAFQRVAKAWKQPGPKGTPAPGKKTIVQAVLDKDGKLVSTAILTESGSKAWDAAALAAVKKAAPFPPLPKSTSTATVEAHFHFAWVSSPG; encoded by the coding sequence ATGCTCCGCATCCCGAAAACCGCCGTGGTGGTGCTCGCGCTGGCCCTCGCTTCCGGGGCCCTGGCCGCGAGCGGCAGTCCGCAGCTGCAGACCTACTTCCAGGGCTCGGTGGACAGCCCCGCCTACCAGCAGCAGGCCTTCCAGCGCGTGGCGAAGGCCTGGAAGCAGCCGGGCCCCAAGGGCACGCCGGCCCCGGGCAAGAAGACCATCGTCCAGGCCGTGCTCGACAAGGACGGCAAGCTGGTCTCCACCGCCATCCTCACCGAGTCCGGCTCCAAGGCCTGGGACGCCGCCGCGCTCGCCGCGGTGAAGAAGGCGGCGCCCTTCCCGCCCCTGCCCAAGAGCACCTCCACCGCCACGGTGGAGGCCCACTTCCACTTCGCGTGGGTCAGCTCACCCGGATGA
- a CDS encoding DUF2378 family protein, protein MPTSPERLVFQQSFEGLIRALGDHLDEPCARQLREVGIDPRGKLAVAYPLDVWVGSLKLAASVLAPMATLDDGAEVVGRRFLEGYGSTLIGSALLAGVRLLGPHRMLERMTRNLRTGTNYLEARLEQTGPTRYVLTCRPVVIAGFYRGLFSAGLEMSGAHGASVVLMRSAGDAAVYDLSWLPEKGASKPPEAKAPPPSRGPQPRS, encoded by the coding sequence ATGCCGACGAGTCCCGAACGCCTTGTGTTCCAGCAGAGCTTCGAAGGGCTGATTCGCGCCCTGGGTGACCACCTGGACGAACCGTGCGCGCGGCAGCTGCGCGAGGTCGGCATCGATCCGCGTGGGAAACTGGCGGTGGCCTATCCGCTGGACGTGTGGGTGGGGTCGCTGAAGCTGGCGGCGTCCGTGCTCGCGCCCATGGCCACGCTGGACGACGGCGCGGAGGTGGTGGGCCGGCGCTTCCTGGAGGGCTATGGGTCCACGCTCATCGGCAGCGCGCTGCTGGCGGGCGTGCGGCTGCTGGGGCCGCACCGGATGCTGGAGCGGATGACGCGCAACCTGCGCACGGGCACCAACTACCTGGAGGCGCGGCTGGAGCAGACGGGGCCCACGCGCTACGTGCTCACCTGCCGCCCGGTGGTCATCGCCGGCTTCTACCGGGGCCTCTTCTCAGCCGGCCTGGAGATGAGCGGCGCGCACGGCGCCTCCGTGGTGCTGATGCGCAGCGCGGGCGACGCGGCCGTGTACGACCTGTCCTGGCTGCCGGAGAAGGGCGCCAGCAAGCCCCCCGAAGCGAAGGCACCGCCGCCGTCCCGGGGCCCCCAGCCGAGGAGCTGA
- a CDS encoding S28 family serine protease, with the protein MSRFFGHPAVLACVLALGLQACGGSELPPESTSPSAPEVQAQSQTQDAAPDILAQLQAVPGLTVVQERPAPAPGVRFFVLRYDQPADHLHPQGARFQQRMTLLFRSAEAPMVLASTGYGIFTSPAQFEPTYLLQGNQLLVEHRFFTPSIPQPADWKLLNIEQAAADHHRIVQAFKPLFPGKWISTGGSKGGMTSLYHRAFFPRDVDATVAYVAPNSYGTQDPRYVKFLSKLGTPECRENIRAFQREVLERRAETEPLFQATGAAHYGSTYGFLGVDKALEFTTLEFAFAFWQYGDASLCDVIPAPGGPAQALVDLLDAVVGLSYTSDGDLEYYAPYDFQAGTQLGSYASDESHLRGVQRYPRQYDPRALVPFDMKPYPFNPFTMPLVEGWVKAFGERILLVYGENDPWSTGAFSVSARNDSYRFFEPGGNHGASIQGLPEADQAAALERLRTWAGLPSESTVAMGLRARSVKAPELPVTTGALERRSGPPRD; encoded by the coding sequence ATGTCACGTTTCTTCGGTCATCCCGCGGTGCTGGCGTGTGTGCTGGCGCTGGGGCTCCAGGCCTGCGGCGGCAGCGAGCTTCCCCCGGAGTCCACTTCCCCGAGCGCGCCGGAGGTCCAGGCGCAATCCCAGACACAGGACGCGGCGCCGGACATCCTGGCGCAATTGCAGGCGGTCCCCGGCCTCACGGTGGTGCAGGAGCGGCCGGCGCCCGCACCGGGCGTGCGCTTCTTCGTGCTGCGCTATGACCAGCCGGCGGACCACCTGCATCCCCAGGGCGCGCGCTTCCAGCAGCGGATGACGCTGCTCTTCCGGAGCGCGGAGGCGCCCATGGTGCTGGCCAGCACGGGGTACGGCATCTTCACGTCCCCGGCCCAGTTCGAGCCCACCTACCTGCTGCAGGGCAACCAGCTGCTGGTGGAGCACCGCTTCTTCACGCCCTCCATCCCGCAGCCCGCGGACTGGAAGCTGCTCAACATCGAGCAGGCGGCGGCGGACCACCACCGCATCGTCCAGGCGTTCAAGCCGCTCTTCCCCGGCAAGTGGATCAGCACCGGCGGCAGCAAGGGCGGCATGACGTCGCTCTACCACCGGGCGTTCTTCCCGCGCGACGTGGACGCGACGGTGGCCTACGTGGCGCCCAACAGCTACGGCACGCAGGATCCTCGCTACGTGAAGTTCCTGAGCAAGCTGGGCACGCCCGAGTGCCGTGAGAACATCCGCGCCTTCCAGCGCGAGGTGCTGGAGCGACGCGCGGAGACGGAGCCGCTCTTCCAGGCGACGGGCGCGGCGCACTACGGCAGCACCTACGGCTTCCTGGGCGTGGACAAGGCGCTGGAGTTCACCACGCTCGAGTTCGCCTTCGCCTTCTGGCAGTACGGCGACGCGTCGCTGTGTGACGTGATTCCCGCGCCGGGCGGCCCCGCGCAGGCCCTGGTGGACCTCCTGGATGCCGTGGTGGGCCTGTCGTACACGAGCGACGGCGACCTGGAATACTACGCGCCCTACGACTTCCAGGCCGGCACGCAGCTGGGCAGCTACGCGTCCGACGAGTCCCACCTGCGCGGCGTCCAGCGCTATCCCCGGCAGTACGACCCTCGGGCGCTCGTGCCCTTCGACATGAAGCCGTACCCCTTCAACCCGTTCACCATGCCGCTCGTGGAGGGCTGGGTGAAGGCGTTCGGCGAGCGCATCCTGCTCGTCTACGGAGAGAACGACCCATGGTCCACGGGCGCGTTCAGCGTGAGCGCGCGCAATGACTCGTACCGGTTCTTCGAGCCGGGCGGCAATCACGGCGCCAGCATCCAGGGCCTTCCGGAGGCGGACCAGGCCGCGGCGCTGGAGCGGCTGCGCACCTGGGCGGGCCTGCCCTCGGAGAGCACCGTCGCCATGGGCCTGAGGGCCCGGAGCGTGAAGGCCCCCGAGCTGCCCGTCACCACGGGCGCGCTGGAGCGCCGCAGCGGCCCGCCGCGCGACTGA
- a CDS encoding sigma 54-interacting transcriptional regulator: MSHDPLADISTAAMQERGGSRGAPREVPALTVVSHPVPRRVGDRRLLDALGVGRAVALSRNAPDFAKPGSALGLPLADPFVSRKPLELSALPDGGVRLAVPEDGTHVVAAGALLQGARDFAPAELKEGVALELSGRVVLLLHLVELDGEGAADALGMVGESAGLRRLRKHIERVADLPVPVLIRGETGTGKELVAQAIHRLGPRRAGRFISVNLGAIPKELAAAELFGARKGAYSGATRDREGFFGAAHGGTLFLDEVGEAPPEVQVMLLRVLETGELYPVGASQPVTVDVRLIAATDAHLEEQIRDGRFKAPLLHRLAGYDLRVPALRERREDVGRLFFHFAREELAALGEAARLDTEDPHAEPWLPAPLASRLVRAAWPGNIRQLRNLTRQLVIGSRGQAQLQLDPQLDEALGAETSGTAAAASGAAARAGAPVAPARGAGAPEVREATGPAGGVASPSASSRGVDTAQAREAAVPRRKPSQVTEAELLAALRASAWDLKATADALGIPRPSVYDLIERSPNLRTAGDLGADEITRCFEACGGDLGAMARTLEVSRRALGRRLKELGFTAKGA, translated from the coding sequence ATGTCGCATGACCCTCTGGCCGACATCTCCACGGCCGCGATGCAGGAGCGCGGGGGCTCGCGAGGAGCTCCCCGCGAGGTCCCCGCGCTGACGGTGGTGTCCCACCCGGTGCCCCGGCGTGTCGGGGACCGGCGGCTGCTGGACGCGCTGGGGGTGGGGCGCGCGGTGGCCCTGTCGCGCAACGCCCCGGACTTCGCGAAGCCGGGCAGCGCGTTGGGGCTGCCGCTGGCGGATCCGTTCGTGAGCCGCAAGCCGCTGGAGCTCTCCGCCCTGCCGGACGGAGGCGTGCGGCTGGCGGTGCCGGAGGACGGCACGCACGTGGTCGCCGCGGGCGCGCTGCTCCAGGGCGCGAGGGACTTCGCGCCAGCGGAGTTGAAGGAGGGCGTGGCGCTGGAGCTGTCGGGCCGCGTGGTGCTGCTGCTCCACTTGGTGGAGCTGGACGGCGAGGGCGCGGCGGACGCGTTGGGCATGGTGGGCGAGAGCGCGGGCCTGCGGCGGCTGCGCAAGCACATCGAGCGGGTGGCGGACCTGCCCGTGCCGGTGCTCATCCGGGGCGAGACGGGCACGGGCAAGGAGCTGGTGGCGCAGGCCATCCACCGGCTGGGGCCGCGCCGGGCCGGGCGCTTCATCAGCGTGAACCTGGGCGCCATTCCCAAGGAGCTGGCGGCGGCGGAGCTGTTCGGGGCGCGCAAGGGGGCGTACTCGGGGGCGACGCGGGACCGCGAGGGCTTCTTCGGCGCCGCGCACGGGGGCACGCTGTTCCTGGATGAAGTGGGCGAGGCGCCGCCGGAGGTGCAGGTGATGCTCCTGCGCGTGCTCGAGACGGGGGAGCTGTACCCCGTGGGCGCCAGCCAGCCGGTGACGGTGGACGTGCGGCTCATCGCCGCGACGGACGCGCACCTGGAGGAGCAGATCCGCGACGGGCGCTTCAAGGCGCCGCTGCTGCACCGGCTCGCGGGCTATGACCTGCGCGTGCCCGCGCTGCGCGAGCGGCGTGAGGACGTGGGCCGGTTGTTCTTCCACTTCGCGCGCGAGGAGCTGGCGGCCCTGGGGGAGGCGGCGCGGCTGGACACGGAGGATCCGCACGCGGAGCCGTGGCTGCCTGCGCCGCTGGCGTCGAGGCTCGTCCGGGCGGCGTGGCCGGGAAACATCCGGCAGCTGCGCAACCTCACGCGGCAGCTGGTCATTGGAAGCCGGGGGCAGGCGCAGCTGCAACTGGACCCCCAGCTCGACGAGGCGCTGGGGGCGGAGACGTCCGGCACGGCGGCTGCGGCATCGGGGGCCGCGGCGAGGGCCGGCGCTCCCGTGGCTCCGGCACGGGGAGCGGGCGCTCCCGAGGTGCGCGAGGCGACCGGGCCTGCGGGAGGAGTGGCGTCCCCCTCGGCTTCGTCGCGTGGCGTGGACACGGCGCAGGCGCGCGAAGCGGCGGTGCCCCGGCGCAAGCCCTCGCAGGTGACGGAGGCGGAGCTGCTGGCCGCGCTGCGCGCCAGCGCGTGGGACCTGAAGGCCACGGCGGACGCCCTGGGGATTCCCCGTCCCTCTGTCTACGACCTCATCGAGCGCAGCCCGAACCTGCGCACCGCGGGGGACCTGGGCGCGGATGAAATCACCCGCTGCTTCGAGGCGTGCGGCGGCGACCTGGGTGCGATGGCGCGCACGCTGGAGGTGTCGAGGCGCGCGCTGGGGCGGCGGCTGAAGGAGCTGGGGTTTACGGCGAAGGGGGCGTGA
- a CDS encoding GrpB family protein, which yields MPPPIKVRLVPHDPRWAEAAVAHGQELKGVLGAIVREVHHIGSTAIPGITAKPILDLIPVVVSLDALDERRGELEAIGYEWWGELGLPGRRYCTRHDPATGARVVQLHCFVEGAPEITRHLVFRDYLRTHPVVARAYDDEKSRCQRLYSDDSHAYSDCKASWIKRVEAEALAALGAR from the coding sequence ATGCCTCCACCGATCAAGGTCCGCCTTGTCCCACACGATCCGCGCTGGGCCGAGGCCGCCGTCGCGCACGGTCAGGAGCTCAAAGGTGTGCTGGGCGCCATCGTGCGCGAGGTGCACCACATCGGCTCAACAGCCATTCCGGGCATCACCGCCAAGCCGATTCTCGACCTCATCCCCGTCGTCGTCTCGCTGGATGCGCTCGACGAACGGCGGGGCGAGCTCGAGGCGATTGGCTATGAATGGTGGGGCGAGCTCGGCCTCCCCGGACGGCGCTACTGCACCCGACATGATCCAGCGACCGGAGCGCGTGTGGTGCAGCTCCACTGCTTCGTCGAGGGGGCGCCCGAGATCACGCGGCACCTCGTATTTCGCGACTACCTGCGAACGCATCCGGTCGTCGCGCGCGCATACGACGATGAGAAGTCGCGGTGCCAGCGCCTCTACTCCGACGATTCCCACGCGTACAGCGACTGCAAGGCATCCTGGATCAAGCGCGTCGAGGCCGAAGCACTGGCAGCCCTCGGCGCTCGTTGA
- a CDS encoding DoxX family protein, whose translation MDATLSSPSAVVVEATPKNKSFARFMPTAAQVFMGLVFFVFGLNGFLEFIPTPKDLNPADPAVAFGIAMKATGYLFWLEKGTELVAGLLLLANRFVPLALALIAPVIVNIFLTHALLAPSGLGLAVMLLGSELFLAWSYRAVYRPMLAMRARPS comes from the coding sequence ATGGACGCCACCCTCTCCTCTCCCTCCGCCGTCGTCGTGGAGGCCACCCCGAAGAACAAGTCGTTCGCCCGCTTCATGCCGACGGCGGCCCAAGTGTTCATGGGGCTGGTGTTCTTCGTCTTCGGCCTGAACGGGTTCCTGGAGTTCATTCCCACGCCCAAGGACCTGAACCCGGCGGATCCGGCGGTGGCCTTCGGCATCGCGATGAAGGCGACGGGCTACCTGTTCTGGCTGGAGAAGGGCACGGAGCTGGTGGCGGGGCTGCTGCTGCTGGCCAACCGCTTCGTCCCGCTGGCGCTGGCGCTCATCGCGCCGGTCATCGTGAACATCTTCCTGACGCACGCCCTGCTCGCGCCGTCAGGGCTGGGGCTGGCGGTGATGCTCCTCGGGTCGGAGCTCTTCCTGGCCTGGTCGTACCGGGCGGTGTACCGCCCGATGCTCGCCATGCGCGCCAGGCCTTCCTAG
- a CDS encoding TetR/AcrR family transcriptional regulator has protein sequence MGRWEPNARDRLAQAAMTLFQEHGYDRTTVEEIAARAGLTERTFFRYFTDKKEVLFGGSDLLHERIVATIADAPQGAAPLDTVAAALESLTPFFKDRRDYARARQALLVANAELRERELIKLASLASAAAGALRKRGVPEPTASLSAEAGIAVFKVAFERWLEDPRAQDLSRHIQLGLDELRAVTAGTGPVAPAEPPKKAPRPTRARGA, from the coding sequence ATGGGCCGCTGGGAACCCAACGCACGAGACCGGCTCGCACAGGCCGCGATGACGCTGTTCCAGGAGCATGGGTACGACCGGACGACGGTGGAGGAGATCGCCGCGCGCGCGGGGCTCACCGAGCGGACGTTCTTCCGCTACTTCACCGACAAGAAGGAGGTCCTGTTCGGGGGCTCGGACCTGCTCCACGAGCGCATCGTCGCCACCATCGCGGACGCGCCCCAGGGGGCAGCGCCGCTCGACACGGTCGCGGCGGCCCTCGAGTCGCTGACCCCCTTCTTCAAGGACCGCCGCGACTACGCCCGGGCCCGCCAGGCGCTCCTCGTCGCGAACGCGGAGCTTCGGGAGCGGGAGCTGATCAAGCTGGCCTCCCTCGCCTCGGCCGCTGCGGGCGCCCTGCGCAAGCGCGGCGTCCCCGAGCCCACCGCGAGCCTGAGCGCCGAGGCAGGCATCGCGGTCTTCAAGGTCGCGTTCGAGCGCTGGCTCGAGGACCCGAGGGCGCAGGACCTCTCACGGCACATCCAGCTCGGACTCGACGAGCTCCGGGCCGTCACCGCGGGCACCGGCCCCGTGGCCCCGGCCGAGCCGCCCAAGAAGGCCCCCCGGCCGACCAGGGCCCGCGGGGCCTGA
- a CDS encoding RNA polymerase sigma factor, translating to MGSTPIPDALLLAAHAGDRDAMVHLLQLQKPNLRRYAQKRCLISDVDDAVQEALLVMSRHLGAVRKLASFSGWMFKIVQRECRRLARTVRTQDPYEEALADQWMSAHTPDSLRLDLASALESLPPHYLEVIVLRDFEALTIREMAERLALDPAAVKSRLHRARVMIREYLLA from the coding sequence TTGGGTTCGACTCCGATACCTGACGCGTTGCTGCTCGCCGCGCACGCGGGCGACCGTGACGCGATGGTGCACCTGCTCCAGCTCCAGAAGCCGAACCTCCGGCGCTACGCGCAGAAGCGCTGCCTCATCAGCGACGTGGACGACGCGGTCCAGGAGGCCCTGCTGGTGATGTCCCGCCACCTGGGCGCCGTGCGCAAGCTGGCGTCGTTCTCCGGGTGGATGTTCAAGATCGTCCAGCGCGAGTGCCGCCGCCTGGCCCGCACGGTGAGGACGCAGGACCCCTACGAGGAAGCGCTCGCGGACCAGTGGATGTCCGCGCACACGCCGGACTCGCTGCGGCTGGACCTGGCGTCCGCGCTGGAGTCGCTGCCGCCGCATTACCTGGAGGTCATCGTGCTGCGTGACTTCGAAGCGCTGACCATCCGTGAGATGGCCGAGCGCCTGGCGCTGGACCCGGCGGCGGTGAAGAGCCGTCTGCACCGCGCCCGCGTGATGATCCGCGAATACCTGCTGGCCTGA